The genomic segment ACCTCCACCCAACAAGGGTTGGCCTGGAAACCAACGACATAGAAGGGATATGGGCGTGGTCAGCTGATTGGAGGTTCTGACTAGAGGGAGCATAGCTACGACCAGAAGTTTCTTTTTTGTAGCAGGTTACGAGAATTTATGCAGAAGGTTAGGATGATTAActtggcaggttaggagaaggttaggattggggttgGCTATTTGACAACACACAGTTAAGGCAAGGTGAAACTCCACGTATTCTGGACTAAGTTATTCTAGCTAGGTGGAAAGAAACTAATGCTATATTGTTATGTTCCTCTGTACCTTTCTAGAAAAACAGATACTTTCACATACAGTAACTATGGTTATTTCAATAGGGAGGTAAGAGAAGGAAGTTGTGTGTATTTATATAACAGATTCTGGTTTGATGAGGAACCCTTACTTAAACCTCTTGGCCCCTTGGGAGCATCGGGCTTCCACCATGGCTCTCCACCTCAGTCTCTTCTGTGAGAAGGCGTTTGCCTCTAGCTAGGAGATCCCCGCTTTACTCAGTGGAGCGTCTCCACTTGTTTTTTGGCCTTCCCTGCCTGAACATATTACTTAGAACCTTTGTATCAATCTGTGACAAGTGCATGAACTTTGAACTCAGCAAAACAAACCACACCTATGAAGAAAATAGTCCCAACAGGGCAATATCATGCAAATTCTCACTGTGCAAAGTGTTTGGATTGGATGAATTGCGCAAGGGGTAGAGTCATGGGTTATAACTCagccaaaagagagagagagggccaaggGATGAATGAATCATCCTAggtatatttttttaatacaaaTATCAGAGACAATGGTCACATTCTGCCTCTCTGGGGAAATGAAATGATGCCTACACTCAGATGATGTGTGGAAAGggtggtcccagatgtgtttgtgcTATCATCAATTTGCCATGACAATGAGAGACAACGAGTTGACAATGACAGAACAAAGATCTGCGACCTGGCTAGAAAGAGGTTGCTCTGTTTACCACTTTTTTTTGGTTTATATGCGACATACAGCTCCTGAGAAAATGCCAAAGATCTATTGTATCATGCTGTACCCATGCAGATGGCGATTAACGAACTGAATAAACATCGACTCCAATATGTTACACCCTGAGTAAGTTAATATGTAACCAACAGGTGTCTAATATTTTGTACGCAACATTTATTGTAATAGGCGTCACACTGGTCTGACCTGCCACAAGAACTTATGCTTGTTCATGTCTCCAAATATGGCGGCCTCTATTTTCTAATAAAGTGGAGCTAAATAGGCTAGTTTGGGATCTCAGACTTGTTTGTTGTAAAATAAGTAACATTGCAAACTGACTAATTGTAGACTGACTAACTGTCTAATACAAAAAAAGGTAAATGTCACTATTGCATGCTTTCAATCATACATATCTGACAAATTATCTCACAAGAATCTGACGATGATCATTGATGATGATATATATGCCATCAGTTGAATAGAAATTCCAATGACATACTTTGATTCATAAAGGACATCGTGGCGGGAAAAGAAGGACTATGTATGCATGGCACATGAAAAATGTAATATGTCACTAGTCAGAAGGAGCATACTGCTTGTGTAAAATACCACATAAGATTGTCATGTAAACGATAATAATTTGCAGCCTATTGACAAGTTAGTAAAATAGATACCACACCGTACATATCATTCTTAGGAACAGTTGTTTTATTCATCCGCGACAACCGACGATTTGCAATAAAGTTCAGCCTAACAACGACTGTGCGGAGTGATTTATTTAAGGACTACACCCAAGCGCAACCCGTTGGCTGTGTGGCTTCTCTTCTTCTGCCCAAACCCAGAAGACAGCGGGGACGAGACGGAGCCGGGGAATTGTTGGAGACTTCAAAATCACTACCTGTCACATAtatatagtttaaaaaaaatctatatatatttccacatttGAACTAATACGCAAGTATGTCCTGGCAAAGCTACGTGGATAACCTGATGGCCGATGGCAGCTGCCAGGACACCGCCATTGTTGGTTACACGGACGCCAAATATGTCTGGGCATCGTTTCCAGGTGGTACATTTGTTAACATAACGGTAAGGACATTTTAATAATAATTAAGACTAATCTACGAACACGGTAAATGCTGGTATTTTAGCCTGTTGTTTAAATATGGGTGTTGGGGCCCTGCCTATAAGAGGGAAAGCCCCAGACGGAACGATAGGGCAGACAGGCAGCATGTGTTAGCTAGCGAGTTCACTAACACATGGTATCCGGTGTTCTTCGGTACAGCTATTAGACTTTTCACATggttttttgaaatatttagtgAATAGGTTTAGGACCACACACTACATTTTTAAATGAGTTGTGATCTAGCAAACTAACTGTTAACTTTAACCAGCCGactgacatttttttaaactagTTATCAACACATTAGCCAGGCTATTTTTGGCTTCTCCCCACATTTTTTTAAGCGTTAAAAGCGTGCGTTCAGAAACTTGTTACCACAAATGATAAATTGAAACCAGTTTCCTGTTATATCTAGCCGGCAATGCGGGCTTTGGGAGGAGCGGCGGCGAAAAATGGCACTATCTCAGGTCATCCAGATTCCAATATAATTAGGCAACGTTGGCGGATCGTTGCGCTTCATGCACTGTTACATGTACCATTGTGGGCTCCGCGGAGTTCGTAAATGCGTTTGTGAATCAGGGCCTTCGCTGCAATGCTGCCGCCCCTTTTAATTTCCCAAGATGGCGCCTGCTTTCATTCATCTGTACCCTTCCAGTCTACACAAGTAATCGTATGGAAACTTAAATGTATAGGCACCAGCTCGAAGCACATTGGTCGTTGTACAATAATCTACCATACAATTCGTTTGGAAGTATATTAAGTTAACGTATTGCATCTTGGTCATTCATGAACCCTCCATTTTGTTAGTTAGCAAGCATGGAAATGAACTATTTAGCAAAGATTGCTTGTGTTGTCAATTTCCAGATTGCAGCGTTTAAATTCGCTCGCGCGGCAGGGCATTTATTCTGTAGTTTCCGTCAGGCTCATAGTTGGATACATGCTAGATTGATAAAACATGGTTTTTAGCTACCAAACGTGGACTATCTTTCTAGCTAGGATGGGACTGCGGCAGTATGTATGATACCACACTACAATTGAAATTGCGTGTCCTGTATCGATATCCGTGTGTTAATGGGGGTTAATTTTCAGTGAGCTGCTTCCTTGTCACTATTCTAGTTAGCTAAGCTATGGCTAGACAGTTAATCATTAGCTGTTTGGTACCCTGGGCACATTCTCATGGATGTGAAATGAACGAGCTGGCACTTGCTCTGTTAGTCTTATGGTCAAATGTTACAGGTTGTAGGCAAGCTGTCAAGTTGTCctactgtatattgcctctgTGGACAGCGTTGCTCTGGTTTCAGCTAACctcaaggccgtcattgtaaataagaattctcttcgctcctccctgggctcgaaccagcaacacaacgacaattagcgcgtgctaactagctagccatttcacttcggttacacgagcctcatctcgggagatgataggcttgaagtcataaacagcgcaatgcttgacgcacaacgaagagctgctggcaaaatgcacggaagtgctgtttgaatgaatgtttacgcgcctgcttctgcctaccaccgcccagtcagatacttgtatgctcattcagattatatgcaacgcaggacacgctagataatatctagtaatatcatcaaacaTGTGTaggtaactagtgattatgatggtttttataagataagtttaatgccagCTAGCGATTTTTACCTTGGTTTACTGCATTTGCATAACAGGCagcctccttgtggagtgcaacaagaaagaggcaggtcgttattgcattggactagttaactgtacggttgcaatattggatcccccgagctgacacagtgaaaaatctgtcgttctgcccctgtacaaggcagttaacccactgttcctaggctgtcattgaagataagcatgtgttcttaactgaccttccTAGTTTAATAAAGATTAAacaaaggtgtaaaaaaaatcggcgcccaaaaataccgatttgcgattgttatgaaaactttgaatcggccctaattaatcggtcgacctctattcaaAACGAAGGGGTGATTTAGTCTTAACAGTTAGTAGGTAGGTAGCCTGGCaggtaggagcgttgggccaataaccgaaaggttgctgggtcgaatccctgagctgacaataaaaatctgccattctaCCCCTGAGCGTTGTAGTTAACCGACTGTTtcccggcagggtagcctagtggttagagcgttgggctaggaaccggaaggttgaaagttcaaatccccgagctgacaaggtacaaatctgtcgttctgcccctgaacaggcagttaacccactgatcctaggccgtcattgaaaataagaatttgttcttaactgacttgtctagttaaataaaggtataaaaaaaaaacgaagacgtggatgtcgattatggcaggcctccccacacctctctgattcagagaggacgtaaggttaaatgcggaagacacccttaagttgaatgcattgttgactaggtatccccctttcccttagtACTGAATTAGCGTTGAAATCTAACTGGTCTTTTTCCAGCTAGAGGTATGAGCTACTTACTAGCTGTGCCAAGGTATGAGCTACTTACTAGCTGTGCCAAGGTATGAGCTACTTACTAGCTGTGCCAAGGTATGAGCTACTTACTAGCTGTGCCAAGGTATGAGCTACTTACTAGCTGTGCCAAGGTATGAGCTACTTACTAGCTGTGCCAAGGTATGAGCTACTTACTAGCTGTGCCAAGGTATGAGCTACTTACTAGCTGTGCCAAGGTATGAGCTACTTACTAGCTGTGCCATGGTATGAGCTACTGAGAGTGCATAAATATTCAACAAACCACATGAGGAATCTGGACACTGTCCTATCAGAGCTGAGTGAGATGGTTGACTGTATCAATCTCTAGGTGCCCTGAACAAATAATTTGGCATGTTTCTTTGTGCCTGGTAGGATAAATGTGACCTGCAATACTTATGAAATGAACTGGACAACAGCAACTCCAAACAATTCCTAATTTATTTCCAAAGTCAGACTGCATTTGACTGCCAAATAATGCTCTCAGGAACTTTGCATATTTTTATTTAGCTGAGAGTCCTGCTATTTTAGACGTTGTATTGCagaaaataaggctgtaacattggCCCTCATCTTATTGGTAGTGGAATAATgaatctttattttttattttttgaaaatgAATGGCTTTCAAACTTTACATGGTCATCCGTAGGCTGAAGAAATCGACATCATCGTAGGAAAAGACCGAGAAGCGTTCTTCTGCGGTGGGCTGACCCTAGGCCAAAAGAAATGCTCCGTCATCAGAGACAGCCTCCACGCCGACGGGGACTGGACAATGGACATCAGGACAAAGAGTCAAGGAGGAGAGCCCACGTATAACGTTTCCATAGGCAAAGCCGGCAAAGGTAGTGTCATCCCATTTATTCACTGCTCACTCAAACATTAAACGCTGTATTTTGCTGTGCATGTATAATATACTGGTATTCACTTAAGGTTCATGCAGTATAATGGTTTTTTAACTTGTCCAGGGATGGTTCAATTTAGATGGGAAAGTTCAATTTCAAGTATTTCTTTTTTTCAGGTCAAGAAAGCCAATCAAGTAGAAATGTCAAATAAGTGTTAGTTTTGTATCAGATCTGATTCGAGCACACTGATTTAACTGCTAGCCAGCCAAATTATCCACCAATTCCATGTTGATCTGCCCAATTTTGAAGGCAAGATGGTCATTTGAAAAACAATATGTCTGTGAGTTGGGCCTTTTCCTGGTCTCTATTCTCCCACGCCCCCTAGCAGGATTAAGTCCATAACTCCCCCGTCACGAAATACACAGGTGGGAGGTTTTCTGTCGCTGGGCAACCTTTCTCTTTTGGTTTCGGTCTTCCTCCTGATAAGACTCCCTTATCCCTCTAATTGACGCACCTTTCTCCTCACATCAAGTCCCCCCCCCATCACATGGTAAGCCTAGTCCTCTTCAGATAGTGGTACTGAAGGAATTTGCTtctgttaatatatatatatatatattgaggtACTGCAAGCATGCTGTATTGCGTTAATATAGGTGGTAGTGAGTTAAAGCATTCCCTTTCTCATTCCTCCTTACTGCTGGCATGCCATGTAGACTCGGTTCTGGCATGCCATGTAGACTCGGTTCTGGCATGCCATGTAGACTCGGTTCGCTAAGTAGAGGATAAAGGAAAGGCTTCAGACCAGGGCATTTTCTTTCTAATTTACAAAATTTGTCATTGCTGCCTTCCCCCTTTTTACAATACTCTTCCTCGGTTTAGAAACTGAGCCATTTGTGGTCGTTGCTTACTGCAGTTAATGTCAAGGCTTCCAAATGGGGTGAAGACACCATTTATGGACTTTGTTAACATAAGGGAATGATTCAGACATTCCACTTATTAGTTCAGAAGAGTAGGAAGGTTAATGTTAGCGTACAGTAAAATAGGCTAATGGACTGGTTTGGAATCGTCAGCGCTATTGCATCATTTTAGTGACTGCGTTGCATGTTTTTCTTCCCCCCCCCGTCCAAGGCCAGAAGCTTTTAAGAAAGTGAATGCTTGGCATATTGGCTATGGGTGGGAGCCTCTTCCTGTCTTCCTTCATACTATAAACCACCTGCTTGTTTTGATTGGACTTTTCttcaactgtaaaaaaaaaaaaaagaagatattAACGATCTTCCATCTTCAAATTctcaaaataaaaataatcagTCTTGGTTCTTATAATGGGCAAAGAAGGGGTCCATGGAGGTGGATTGAATAATGTGTAATGGCTAAATATTTGAGTGATTCGGGGTTCTAGTCTTGACTTAGCCTTAGTGTTGTAGTTGAGGGAAAGTTGTTCTTTTCATGCAGTCCTATTTTAAAATGTACTGGAAGGGTTAGTAGCAGTACAGGATCACATGGTCAAGACCCTGACATAAACaatgtagccccccccccccccctcaacacaTCTGTTAATTTCTGctcttgttcccccccccccccccccccccttgtgtaCTTCAGCGTTGGTTTTAGTCATGGGAAAGGAAGGTGTCCATGGAGGACAGCTCAACAAGAAAGCGTATACAATGGCTGACTACCTGAGGAAGTCTGGATACTAAAGCAGCATCGGCCCAGCCACCTAGCAGCTCACCCATAACACACACTTCCAGTTCTAGTTGGTAGTTGCTTACTTTTCTCCTCAGACCCTCCTTTTCTTTGTGTTTGATTCCCCTTTTCTCTTGTTCTTACCCAGTCATCTTGATGCATTCACACTGTGTGTACTCAATCCCATTCTAGCACTGTTGCAccatagtaaaaaaaaaataaattaGCATGTTGTTAACAGGACATTGTGACAAATCTatacttatttttttttttttaaacgtttaaaaaaaacaaccttGCACCATTCTGGCCAATGCTcagtgaatttttatt from the Oncorhynchus kisutch isolate 150728-3 linkage group LG4, Okis_V2, whole genome shotgun sequence genome contains:
- the LOC109881284 gene encoding profilin-2-like, translating into MSWQSYVDNLMADGSCQDTAIVGYTDAKYVWASFPGGTFVNITAEEIDIIVGKDREAFFCGGLTLGQKKCSVIRDSLHADGDWTMDIRTKSQGGEPTYNVSIGKAGKALVLVMGKEGVHGGQLNKKAYTMADYLRKSGY